aacttcctcatgatcattgatgccccacgaggtgagatcttgcatggagccccagaccgaggttgattgaccgtcatcttgaacttcttccattttctaataattgcgccaacagttgttgccttctcaccaagctgcttgcctattgttctgtagcccatcccagccttgtgcaggtctacaattttatccctgatgtccttacacagctctctggtcttggccattgtggagaggttggagtctgtttgattgagtgtgtggacaggtgtcttttatacaggtaacgagttcaaacaggtgcagttaatacaggtaatgagtggagaacaggagggcttcttaaagaaaaaactaacaggtctgtgagagctggaattcttactggttggtaggtgatcaaatacttatgtcatgcaataaaatgcaaattaattacttaaaaatcatacaatgtgattttctggatttttgttttagattccgtctctcacagttgaagtgtacatatgataaaaattacagacctctacatgctttgtaagtaggaaaacctgcaaaatcggcagtgtatcaaatacttgttctccccactgtataatcagTTACCTCAGTATGATAATATATGGTTTTATTCATACCCATTGACCGTTACTTAACAAACAAACAATCCCCAGAGATTTAATTAAATAACTTAATTAAAGCATTGCCATGGCCATTCATTGACATTTTAATGGACAATCTTTGAATCATCAAACCGTGTGCACACATTGCTTTGTTTTTGTACACATTGCATTGCACAGTTGTAAAAAGTGGTAAACAATCCAAAGCAATCCATGATTGCAATTTTATTGATTGGCAGATGATGCTCCACAAACCCTATACTTTGCAGGAGCCGAGTGCTATTTGATTCTCATCAGGAACAGATTGCTTTGTGATTGTATTCTTCCCTCAAGCCATTGTAGGTTTTGAGATGGTACATAATGCATGTATATGGGACTGTCACTGGAATAAGAGGAAATGAATTATTCTGATAGTAACCTACACATGATGATTGTCGTGACAACAGGTGATCCTGAAGGATGTAGACTCTTTACTCTACGTGGATACAGATGTGCTGTTCCTCAGGCCCATGGATGATATGTGGAGTTTCCTCAAGGCCTTCAACACCACCCAGCTGGCTGCTATGGCCCCAGAGCATGAGATCCCGAAGATAGGCTGGTATAGCCGCTTCGCACGCCACCCCTTCTACGGGGTCACCGGGGTCAACTCAGGAGTCATGCTGATGAACCTCACAAGGATACGAAGCACTCTGTTCAAAGTAAGGAACATCATCAATCAATCAGCCTTTTGGTCATCATCCCTGTTTGGTATTTTGGTCATGCCTGCCCTGTTTTCCACCTGAAAGCTGCAAGGCGATTGGTTTTATCAATCAATCGTATCTATCTGAAGCCAACCAGCAACAGATGTGTCACTTACTGGCAGTCAGTGTCAACAATCTGAATGCTCAGAGTAGAGTAGACTGACTGAGGCTCTGCGATCACCACACTCACATTAAAGCACTGCTTCAGCACATTCAAGCTCAAATTGGCATTTCTCTGCAACCAAGAAAGAGCAGTACAAATTGTAACGTGGGCAATTCTTGGCAAAAACTAACTGCTCTTTTGAAATCGGACATTTCTGTAGTGTTTGATGTGTAGCTACTCCTTAGGCTGTGGAGTAAACCAGTACTTGTTCCTATTCCAGAACAGCATGATACCCAGTGGCCTGTCATGGGAGGACCtcctccacccactctaccaGAAGTACAAGAACCACATCACCTGGGGTGACCAAGACCTCTTAAATATAATCTTCCACTACAACTCAGGTacactcttcctccctctctcttccactacAAATCttggcccggtttcccgatagcgatggaacttaggcttacgtgttttaacgatgcatctttcctacagcGGCCAAAGATGTAACATgcatttcccaaaacaccacgcagagagaataGTCGCTAAGTGCGTCGTTGGAGCATTTGTCAATAATGATAGGATCGAAggaaagggagcgctgctctcgggTCAGCTTTCTCAATTCAAATCTTACCATaacattatacagttgaagtcggaagtttacatacactttagccaaatacatttaaactcagtttttcacaattcctgacatttaatcctagtaaaaattccctgtcttaggtcagttaggatcaccactttattttaagaatgtgagatgtcagaataatagtagagagaatgatttatttatttcagcttttatttctttcatcacattcccagtgggtcagaagtttacatacactcaattagtatttggtagcattgcctttaaattgtttaacttgggtcaaacgtttcgggtagcctttcacaagtggtcctctgtagctcagctggtagagcacggcgcttgtaacgccaaggtagtgggttcgatccccgggaccacccatacaaaaaaatgtatgcacgcatgactgtaagtcgctttggataaaagcgtctgctaaatggcatattattattatttattatacaagcttcccacaataaattgggtgaattttggcccattcctcctgacagagctggtgtaactgagtcaggtttgtaggcctccttgctcgcacacgctttttcagttctgcccacaaatgttctataggattgaggtcagggctttgtgatggccactccaataccttgactttgttgtccttaagccattttgccataactttggaagtatgcttggggtcattgtccatttggaagacccatttgcgaccaaacttgaacttcctgactgatgtcttgagatgttgctttaatatatccacataatttcccttcctcatgatgccatctattgtgtgaagtgcaccagtccttcctgcagcaaagcacccccacagcatgatgctgccacccccatgcttcacggttgggatggtgttcttcggcttgcaagtttccccccttttcctccaaacataacgatggtcattatggccaaacagttctatttttgtttcatcagaccagaggacatttctccaaaaagtacgatctttgtccccatgtgcagttgcaaaccgtagtctggcttttttatggtggttttggagcagtggcttcttccttgctgagcggcctttcaggttatgtcgattataggactcgttttactgtggatatagatcattttgtacctgtttccgccagcatcttcacaaggtcctattgctgttgttctggaattgatttgcacttttcgcacccaaagtacgttcatctctaggagacagaacgcgtctccttcctgagcagtatgacagctgcgtggtcccatggtgtttatacttgcgtactattgtttgtacagatgaacgtggtacctacaGTCGTTTGGATATTTCTCCCAAggatttttctgaggtcttggctgatttcttttgattttcccatgatgtcaagcaaagtggcactgagtttgaaggtaggccttgaaatacatccacaagtacacctccaattgactcaaatgatgtcaattagcctattaaaggcacagtcaacttagtgtatgtaaacttctgacccactggaattgtgatatactGAATTATAagagaaataatctgtctgtaaacaattgttggaaaaattacttgtgtcatgcacaaagtagatgtcctaaccgacttgccaaaactatagtttgttaacaagaaatttgtagagtggttgaaaaatctgttttaatgactccaacctaagtgtacgtaaacttccgacttcaactgtaattatttcacaatactgatgacggatcagctcctagagagagatattaccacctacggctgcaaatattgaggcggcttattctaatgcttacccaataaaaatgcaTTAAATCACTGCtttggcacatcattgcacgCACATCATAAAATATgaaacaaattacagacagtagcctacaagtagcaaaatagaactcaatttattgaacatgaaatgtatgtacagtaatgcctaaaaatctgccgttctgcacttgagcaaggcagttaacccccaacaacaactgctccccaggCACCGATGACGTCGATTAAGACAGCCCCCCGCacatctctgattcagaggggttgggttaaatgcggaagacacatttcggttgaatgcattcagttgtgcaccTGACTAGGTATTTCTATTTTAATGCATTTATCATATTTGTATATGTTGCGTGTTTGTATAAATTGCTAAGATATTggtaactttgtatttgtagtcaattTTGTTATGAAGTTATCAGCGGTCATAGAGAAACGATAAACCATGTGGTTCTATGTTTAGCGTAGATCTTTTGTGTAGAAAGTGATGcaggagggcaaaaaagcatctaacgacacacttagctgttctacgagtggtctgaggcaggtgttagattACGAGAGATTTCTAGTGCAACGTCAAtaatgatggttttgggaaacggcTAAGAGATGTAACGATGCTCCTCCGAAGGTTCTAACGATAaatttagccttaagatgcttttggaaaACTGTGCCCAGGTAcactctgcctccctctgtcttcctCAATGTAGCAGAGTGCTGTCATTGATTTGGAAGAAATGATCAACTACAAATAGGAAAATAAAGTTGTATATAATTTCACCGCCATTCATGTTGACAGCAAGAGCAAGAGCTGTACTTAGGCCTGTATCAAATTACAATGTTTCCCCAAAATGTGATTCCAAAGGGTGTTTGCGTGAATGTCAGCTTGAAtggaattcaatataattccttCAAGCAGGTGTAGTTATTGGTTTTCTCTAATACAACCACAAGAAATAACTCTCCTGAATTAAGTCAATTATGTGGAACTAAACAAGCCTGTGGCTGCAGCAGCAGATTGACACAGGTGCAGTCTGCGAGATGGGTATTACGTGTTCCAAGCCTTAAGTAGACTTGGCAGTAGCATTGTTTGTCTGACAACATGAATGGAACCTGTCCAGGAAATAACCATTCCCCTAACAGCATCCCCAAATGGAAAGACAGGGCCATGTGGTGGGAACAGCCAGTTACTGTAATATCTGCCTTGCCATGGAAACATGTGTCTGGCATATCTGATCTTTCTCTTTTACTGCCCATGTTTCTGGTTTAAGGGGATACTCTGTTGGTGTTTTCCCTTCACAAGCCAGGAGTTGATGCAGTTTAAAAGGACTACAATCCTTGTAGTTGTGAAGCAAGCAATTTGATAATTGTTAAATCAGCAAAGCAAAACATATAAGGGTTCTGAACGATTAGCATTGCAGGTTGAAGTCATTAGGTTTATTTTTTCTAAATGTTCTTTGGCACTAACATTGAGTTTTTTAAAATACTGGTATCAGAGACCATATACACTGTGGTAATCTTGGGGACATTGTGCAGAAATCTGATGTAACAGACATAAAACTGTGTTTTACTGTGTTTGCAGAGTGTCTGTACAACTTCCCATGCCAGTGGAACTACAGGCCTGATCACTGTATGTATGGGAGCAACTGTAAAGGAGCCGAGGAGGAAGGTGTGTCCATTCTCCATGGGAACCGAGGAGTGTATCACGACGACAAGCAACCAGCCTTTAAAGTAGTGTATGACGCAATACATGAGGTAAGAATAATCTATTCATTTTAGTGTATTATTGTTTCACTAAAAACTGTGAGTTTCATTACTAGATTGCCGGTTACATCCTCTGGGACAAAGCCAACAAAATGAAAGGGGAGGCTCTGGTATTAAAACCTTCTGTCCTTTGTCCTTTTCTCTCCTTGGACAGCAAACGCTGTGGACATGTTTACATAAGGAAATCCTTGTCTCACAGCAACATCAGCCCCCTCTGCTGTCCATAGATACGCCTTTTATTAACCAGATGATATGATTCATATGCATCCCCCTCTACAGTGCCTACAGTAGGCAATGGCACAGTTGATTTATAAGTGGTTTGATAAGCTACCACTACTGGTGTCTAACCCTGAGGCATGCAATGGTTCTGTTTTGTAGTACCCCTTTGAGGACAACTTGTTCCAGTCGCTGTTCTATCCCCTCCAGACCAAGTTTCTGGACACAGTCAACACCCTGTGTGGTCGGATTCCCCAGGTGTTCCTCAAACAGGTGGAGAAGACCATGAGGACTGTGTACGAGAAGAAAGTGGTCCGTCATGTGAGGCCTCCACCTAAATAACTACAGGAAACTGGACAGAGGAAGTTGTCTCTCTGACATCACTATGGAAATCTTTCTGTGGAAGATGTGCAATGTCAGAAGTCCCCAGACCAGATGGAATCATTATGCGTTACACGGTGTCTAATACACAACGGATCATAAATGACATTCCATTTGATTGGAATGGTGTAGTGGACATGATGCTGGAATGGTGGTATGGATCATGATGATCGTGTAgaacatgtgtcaaactcattccacggggGGTTGAGTGtttgcgggttttcgctcctcccttgtacttgattgatgaattaaggtcactgattagtaaggaactcccctcacctggttgtctaggtcttaattgaaaggaaaaaccagcagacaaaaggccctccatggaatgagtttgacacccctggtgtagatGGACAGTGAGCTTGCCTTATCACCCACCCACTTAATTTTTTACAGAACCTGATTTACAGGTGAAAATGTGATGATAGACTTCATGATTTGTTTTACacctttaaaaaatgttttcttaTGATTAGGATAAGTCCTGGTGGACTTCTGGAAGTGGTTTGAAATTATCCCACTGCCTAGAGGTCGCTGCCTAATTGATCATTTTATGTCATGCAAAGCTAATATGGGTCTTTGCTTAACCAGAGCTTTCTGTGTATGTTGCATGTTGCAATTGTCCCAAAATAATGTGAATATGTTACATCAACAAAATCACTTGCATAGCGGcggcaggtagtctagcggttaagagcattgggccggtaactgaaaggtcgctggtttgaataccagagctgactaggtgagaaaaatattttgatgtgcccttgagcaaagcacttaacccacatttttcctgtaagtcgctctggataagagcgtctgctaactgactaaaatgtatatcTGTACAAGAGGGAATGTGATTCAACTTGTCTAGTTCTCCAAATGCCAACAGCAATAATAAACACAGTATGAACATATTAAACACCAAGCAATTACCATTAATATTGTGTACAGAAGATGTGTAGCTAAATGCACTTTTGTATTTTTGTAATAGTTCAGCTTGTGCGATTAGGACAGGACTTGCATACCATTTCTCCCCTATTCAATTGTCAAAGCATTGCAAATCCCTATATGAAAAAGCAGTGTAGTTGTCTCTGAACAAAACGACCAAAGTGCTAGCACTTATAATAGTGGTACAGTATTTTCAAGGCAATATGTGCCATATGTGTATTCACAAATGCTCTTAAATGTTCTGTTTTGTGTAAGAAAAGGACAGCAAACTTAATGAGGAAGTGTCTTACAGTGTATTAATGTCATACTATCATTGGTCCAGTATGTGAACTCTGAGACTGTAAATGCAAGCATTTATAATGTGATGTTTGTATAGCCTACTCCATCTGTGTGATGTTTGTGTAGCCTACTCCATCAATTGTCAGGTGTGTTTTTAATAATTTAAACTGGAAACTCAAGATGGTTGTATTTATAAATGCTTATGTTTACTCTTTGTTTCTGAATAAAGTTAATGTGCCATCAGTTCTGTTTCTGTCTCAGGAGGCCTATTGTATAATTGTAATGTATTGATAaaaatacaatgcattcggaaaatattcagaccccttgactttttccacattattttacattacagccttattctaaaatggattaaataaatgttttcgtcttcaatgtacacacaatactgacaaaactaaaactaaaacatttttttagaaatttttgcaaatgtataaaaaaacaaaaacagaaataccttatttacataagtattcagaccctttgaaaacaccttgtagtccatgccccaaccaattgaggctgttctgagggcaaaagagggtgcgtgcaactcaatattaggaaggtgttcctaatgttttgtacactagtGTAGATCTAAGACATTGAAATAAAACATGCAAGGGACAGTCATTATAGAGTTGACTGTCAGTCAGATGTATGCCTGTCCTGAAGTTCATAAAGTGAAACCATGGCAATTTTCTAACGAAGGTAATGATTTTGAGGATGAGTGTTAACTTGTGTAAGAAGCCCTCCTGCTTGAAGCTGCTTTCAtgcatct
This window of the Coregonus clupeaformis isolate EN_2021a chromosome 10, ASM2061545v1, whole genome shotgun sequence genome carries:
- the LOC121574812 gene encoding glucoside xylosyltransferase 2-like isoform X3; the encoded protein is MRIHCKIVVIAVCFGVFLLLYFFWGNAADGPPFKEVEEDTYFPKSSGLRNNVASKLTKKTLDELHIPHKQPLTYRKESKVASRGGNAIAKSRQRSDMGVGLGWPASKRARAEEVMHLAVVACGNRLDETLTMFKSALLFSIKRIKFHIFAEDPLTSQFDKGLSQWPRAITNKFQYSIYPITFSVGNAEEWKKLFKPCAAQRLFLPVILKDVDSLLYVDTDVLFLRPMDDMWSFLKAFNTTQLAAMAPEHEIPKIGWYSRFARHPFYGVTGVNSGVMLMNLTRIRSTLFKNSMIPSGLSWEDLLHPLYQKYKNHITWGDQDLLNIIFHYNSECLYNFPCQWNYRPDHCMYGSNCKGAEEEGVSILHGNRGVYHDDKQPAFKVVYDAIHEYPFEDNLFQSLFYPLQTKFLDTVNTLCGRIPQVFLKQVEKTMRTVYEKKVVRHVRPPPK
- the LOC121574812 gene encoding glucoside xylosyltransferase 2-like isoform X1: MRIHCKIVVIAVCFGVFLLLYFFWGNAADGPPFKEVEEDTYFPKSSGLRNNVASKLTKKTLDELHIPHKQPLTYRKESKVASRGGNAIAKSRQRSDMGVGLGWPASKRARAEEVMHLAVVACGNRLDETLTMFKSALLFSIKRIKFHIFAEDPLTSQFDKGFFFQLSQWPRAITNKFQYSIYPITFSVGNAEEWKKLFKPCAAQRLFLPVILKDVDSLLYVDTDVLFLRPMDDMWSFLKAFNTTQLAAMAPEHEIPKIGWYSRFARHPFYGVTGVNSGVMLMNLTRIRSTLFKNSMIPSGLSWEDLLHPLYQKYKNHITWGDQDLLNIIFHYNSECLYNFPCQWNYRPDHCMYGSNCKGAEEEGVSILHGNRGVYHDDKQPAFKVVYDAIHEYPFEDNLFQSLFYPLQTKFLDTVNTLCGRIPQVFLKQVEKTMRTVYEKKVVRHVRPPPK
- the LOC121574812 gene encoding glucoside xylosyltransferase 2-like isoform X2, whose product is MRIHCKIVVIAVCFGVFLLLYFFWGNAADGPPFKEVEEDTYFPKSSGLRNNVASKLTKKTLDELHIPHKQPLTYRKESKVASRGGNAIAKRQRSDMGVGLGWPASKRARAEEVMHLAVVACGNRLDETLTMFKSALLFSIKRIKFHIFAEDPLTSQFDKGFFFQLSQWPRAITNKFQYSIYPITFSVGNAEEWKKLFKPCAAQRLFLPVILKDVDSLLYVDTDVLFLRPMDDMWSFLKAFNTTQLAAMAPEHEIPKIGWYSRFARHPFYGVTGVNSGVMLMNLTRIRSTLFKNSMIPSGLSWEDLLHPLYQKYKNHITWGDQDLLNIIFHYNSECLYNFPCQWNYRPDHCMYGSNCKGAEEEGVSILHGNRGVYHDDKQPAFKVVYDAIHEYPFEDNLFQSLFYPLQTKFLDTVNTLCGRIPQVFLKQVEKTMRTVYEKKVVRHVRPPPK